One genomic segment of Candidatus Nezhaarchaeota archaeon includes these proteins:
- a CDS encoding ABC transporter permease — MGLKRALTFKAASLVVVLLFVLLLTTIIIGATGISDKILNGMVRDNLRAIRQELAREIRNPEDLERALEKIKEDLIRSYGLDKPWYVRMPDMIWRIVTLDLGNSRTVVSFSGSNKISDIILERLPNTVLLMITVLIINFALSLVIGVRVATKPGSFLDRLISMYSAVSYALPTWWLGILMILVFAFYLKIFPFGGMYSTPPPVDPLIRSLDLVWHLCLPVLTLVIATSGSWIYITRSIVITTAQEDFVSIARAKGLSERIVLWRYIIRPAAPPILTNLILSLAAYLGGAILTETIFSWPGMGLLYFEAIMSVDEALILALTYMYTLIYVIARFVLEVLYVIVDPRVRYEWASILKKV, encoded by the coding sequence TTGGGACTTAAGAGGGCTTTAACATTTAAAGCAGCAAGTCTAGTGGTTGTCTTACTATTCGTTCTACTGCTGACCACAATAATAATAGGTGCTACAGGAATCTCGGATAAGATATTAAATGGCATGGTCCGGGATAACTTAAGGGCTATTCGACAAGAGCTTGCCCGTGAGATAAGAAATCCAGAAGATTTAGAGAGAGCCTTAGAGAAAATTAAGGAGGACCTTATTAGAAGTTATGGCCTAGACAAACCATGGTACGTCAGAATGCCGGACATGATATGGAGGATAGTAACCCTCGACCTTGGCAACTCCAGGACAGTAGTTAGCTTCTCTGGAAGTAATAAAATCTCCGACATAATATTGGAGAGGTTACCTAACACCGTACTTCTCATGATTACGGTCTTAATCATAAACTTCGCCTTAAGTCTGGTGATAGGGGTTAGGGTCGCTACAAAGCCCGGTTCTTTCCTTGATAGACTCATTTCAATGTACTCTGCAGTATCTTATGCCTTACCAACGTGGTGGTTGGGAATACTCATGATCCTAGTATTCGCTTTTTACCTCAAGATTTTCCCCTTTGGCGGCATGTATAGCACACCGCCGCCGGTAGATCCTTTAATTCGTAGCCTCGACCTAGTTTGGCATCTCTGTCTTCCAGTATTGACTTTGGTAATAGCGACATCAGGCTCGTGGATCTACATAACTAGGAGCATAGTCATAACGACAGCGCAAGAGGATTTCGTATCCATAGCTAGGGCTAAGGGTCTTTCAGAGAGAATAGTTCTGTGGAGATACATAATTCGACCTGCAGCACCTCCAATTTTAACTAACCTGATTTTAAGTCTAGCTGCCTACCTTGGTGGAGCCATTCTCACGGAAACCATCTTTTCATGGCCTGGGATGGGCCTTCTATACTTCGAAGCTATAATGTCTGTTGACGAAGCATTGATACTTGCCTTAACGTACATGTACACGCTAATATACGTTATTGCAAGGTTTGTTCTTGAAGTTCTATACGTCATAGTCGATCCACGGGTGAGATATGAATGGGCAAGTATTTTAAAGAAGGTTTAA
- a CDS encoding ABC transporter permease subunit, whose amino-acid sequence MGKYFKEGLSEFWASKTSKIGLAFLSIIIIISMYTLFTFPLDYGTRYWNNPKYWADNPKIAMPEWINFFVGNKFLEHKVLSTSTVQKIYPFGAYYIKTYEVVYDLMVDQFPTFITLKFDNVTFFSRPPTIEVLVIRPDNSTINLCRSVVEPPLPTEEPPYSRYVVEPKRIMLSGEPQLSLVLSNFLLDKYNLSIDPKDVAEIGYEKVIFGEPYENGFKPLKGRYVFTTVLYARDARDQIGTVSIVIGGQVYGFMGTDILGRDLSQGLLFGFPVALLIGVVVSVLTTMIGATLGIVSGYIGGRADEIIQRVCDVMNNIPQLPILIFLTFIFGGKLWIIVVILVLFGWPSLVIVVRSMVLQARSSSFIEAAISIGASRWRIMIRHIFPQVAPYILAQMIFFTPSAILAEAALSFLGLGDPSIPTWGQILEYGFRNGAVFLGYWWWVLPPGLMIVFSAITFVFIALGFEPVINPRLRRWR is encoded by the coding sequence ATGGGCAAGTATTTTAAAGAAGGTTTAAGTGAATTTTGGGCCAGCAAAACTTCAAAGATAGGATTAGCCTTTCTGTCGATAATCATTATCATTTCGATGTACACGTTATTCACATTCCCCCTAGACTATGGAACACGCTACTGGAACAACCCGAAGTACTGGGCCGACAATCCTAAGATTGCAATGCCCGAGTGGATCAACTTTTTTGTAGGAAATAAGTTTCTTGAACACAAGGTCCTATCCACTAGTACTGTTCAAAAAATTTACCCCTTCGGAGCATACTACATCAAAACTTATGAGGTCGTGTATGATCTCATGGTTGATCAATTCCCCACCTTCATCACATTGAAATTTGACAATGTAACCTTCTTTTCAAGACCTCCAACAATCGAAGTACTTGTGATTAGACCTGATAACAGCACTATTAACTTGTGTAGATCTGTAGTTGAGCCACCTCTTCCTACGGAAGAGCCACCGTATAGCAGGTACGTAGTTGAGCCAAAGAGAATAATGCTGAGTGGAGAGCCACAGTTATCCTTAGTTCTCTCAAATTTTTTGCTGGATAAGTATAATTTGTCTATTGATCCGAAAGACGTGGCCGAGATTGGTTATGAGAAGGTCATTTTCGGGGAACCTTATGAAAATGGCTTTAAACCGTTAAAAGGCAGGTACGTTTTCACGACTGTTCTTTATGCAAGAGATGCTAGAGACCAAATAGGCACAGTCTCAATAGTTATTGGAGGGCAAGTCTATGGATTCATGGGAACGGATATCTTAGGGAGGGATCTATCGCAAGGACTGCTCTTCGGGTTCCCAGTTGCTTTACTTATAGGAGTTGTAGTCTCAGTTCTGACCACCATGATCGGTGCTACACTGGGAATCGTTAGTGGATATATTGGAGGACGAGCAGATGAGATAATACAGCGCGTTTGTGATGTGATGAACAATATACCTCAACTTCCAATTCTCATATTCTTGACGTTCATTTTTGGAGGAAAGCTCTGGATAATTGTGGTGATTTTAGTGCTCTTTGGATGGCCATCACTTGTAATAGTTGTTCGATCAATGGTGTTGCAGGCGAGGTCCTCCTCATTCATTGAGGCTGCCATATCAATAGGAGCATCACGATGGCGCATAATGATCCGACACATATTTCCACAAGTAGCACCATACATCCTAGCTCAAATGATATTCTTCACACCTTCAGCGATACTTGCTGAAGCTGCTTTAAGCTTTCTAGGGCTAGGAGATCCTTCAATACCAACTTGGGGGCAGATTCTTGAGTATGGCTTTCGCAATGGAGCTGTTTTTCTAGGCTATTGGTGGTGGGTACTACCTCCAGGCTTAATGATAGTTTTTTCTGCAATAACGTTCGTATTCATAGCTCTCGGCTTCGAGCCAGTCATAAATCCGAGACTACGACGGTGGCGATGA
- a CDS encoding ABC transporter ATP-binding protein: protein MPLLDVQKLMLYYKTSRGTLRAVDGVSFSLEKGETLGLVGESGSGKSSTAIAIMRLLPRNVELYDGRILLNGVDISKLSEKDFREKIRWKKISMVPQGAMSSFNPVLKIGFQVAEPLMVHQNMRKNEALKKVRELFKLVGMPPDYVDRYPHELSGGMRQRAAIAMALTLNPEIVILDEPTSALDVSIQAQIMNLLKNLKKELGLSMIFITHDIALASDICDKIGVMYAGQIVELSSSENVLLNPKHPYTQKLIASIPRLREERMPEFIPGAPPDLANPPSGCRFHPRCPYSDGKKCVKEEPEMIEVKDNHLVKCWLHSGG, encoded by the coding sequence ATGCCTCTCCTTGATGTCCAAAAATTGATGCTCTACTACAAAACATCGAGGGGGACGCTTAGAGCAGTAGACGGAGTAAGCTTCTCCTTGGAGAAGGGAGAAACCTTAGGACTTGTAGGGGAATCAGGCTCTGGAAAATCAAGTACAGCTATAGCAATAATGCGTCTCCTACCGAGAAACGTTGAGTTGTACGATGGGAGGATACTTTTAAATGGTGTTGATATATCAAAGCTCAGCGAGAAAGACTTTAGAGAGAAGATTAGATGGAAGAAAATTTCAATGGTTCCTCAAGGAGCTATGAGCTCTTTCAACCCAGTTTTAAAGATTGGCTTTCAAGTTGCTGAACCTCTGATGGTTCATCAAAATATGAGGAAAAACGAGGCTTTGAAGAAGGTTAGAGAGTTGTTTAAGCTTGTAGGAATGCCACCGGATTATGTTGATAGATACCCGCACGAGCTAAGTGGTGGCATGAGACAGCGAGCTGCCATTGCTATGGCTTTAACCCTCAATCCTGAAATAGTAATCTTGGATGAGCCCACGTCAGCTCTAGACGTGAGCATTCAAGCACAAATAATGAACCTTTTGAAAAATCTAAAGAAGGAACTAGGACTATCCATGATATTCATCACTCATGATATTGCTTTGGCAAGCGATATCTGCGATAAAATAGGTGTAATGTATGCTGGGCAAATTGTTGAACTATCTTCAAGTGAAAATGTACTGCTAAATCCAAAACATCCTTACACGCAAAAGTTGATAGCCAGCATTCCACGATTAAGAGAAGAGAGAATGCCGGAATTCATACCCGGAGCTCCACCAGACCTTGCGAACCCACCGTCGGGTTGTAGGTTCCATCCGAGATGCCCATACTCTGACGGGAAGAAGTGCGTTAAAGAAGAACCAGAGATGATAGAAGTTAAAGATAATCACCTTGTAAAATGTTGGCTCCATAGTGGTGGCTAA
- a CDS encoding ABC transporter ATP-binding protein: protein MSNSLLELQEIRTYFYVRKGLFKTLTVKAVDGVSLSINRGETVAIVGESGSGKSTLGRTALKLVEPVSGKIIFEGKDITNLHSEDLKWFRRKAQMIFQDPYTSLNPFMTIKQIVEEPLVVHGFDAREREERVIKALEDVRLLPPETFLSKYPHMLSGGQRQRVGIARCLVLEPVFIVADEPVSMIDASSRVEILLLMRSLQRKYGIGVMYITHDIATTKYFSDKIAVMYAGKLLEIGPSQRVLKEPLHPYTVALIDAVPDPDPHNRFRLRRVVMGEPPSPLNPPSGCRFHPRCPYSDGKKCVKEEPEMIEVDVDRKVACHYVEKFVGK, encoded by the coding sequence ATGAGCAACTCTCTGCTGGAACTCCAGGAGATAAGGACTTATTTCTACGTTAGGAAAGGATTATTTAAGACATTAACCGTAAAGGCAGTTGATGGCGTGTCTCTCAGCATTAATAGAGGAGAGACAGTTGCCATAGTAGGTGAATCAGGAAGTGGGAAATCAACCCTTGGTAGGACTGCGCTTAAGCTTGTTGAACCAGTTTCTGGCAAAATCATTTTTGAAGGTAAGGATATAACGAACCTTCACTCTGAAGATCTAAAATGGTTTAGAAGAAAGGCTCAAATGATATTTCAAGACCCCTATACATCGTTAAACCCGTTTATGACCATTAAACAAATCGTAGAAGAGCCACTAGTAGTGCATGGATTTGATGCAAGAGAAAGAGAGGAAAGAGTAATTAAGGCCCTTGAAGATGTACGCTTACTACCTCCTGAGACCTTTCTTTCAAAGTATCCACACATGTTATCTGGTGGTCAGAGACAAAGGGTTGGTATAGCAAGGTGCTTAGTGCTCGAGCCCGTCTTTATAGTTGCCGACGAGCCTGTCTCTATGATTGATGCTTCAAGCAGAGTAGAGATACTTCTCTTAATGCGCTCTTTACAAAGAAAGTACGGCATTGGCGTGATGTACATAACTCACGATATAGCTACGACGAAATACTTCTCGGATAAGATAGCAGTTATGTATGCTGGAAAACTTCTTGAAATAGGTCCCTCGCAAAGAGTTCTGAAAGAGCCACTTCACCCATATACAGTAGCCTTGATTGATGCTGTTCCAGATCCTGATCCTCATAATAGATTTAGGCTTAGAAGAGTTGTGATGGGTGAACCACCTAGCCCTCTAAATCCACCGTCGGGTTGTAGGTTCCATCCGAGATGCCCATACTCTGACGGGAAGAAGTGCGTTAAAGAAGAACCAGAGATGATAGAAGTTGATGTGGATAGGAAGGTTGCGTGTCACTATGTAGAGAAGTTTGTTGGAAAGTAG
- a CDS encoding CoA-transferase: MEVLDEGKGELLGWVDPEEHREWVRKNKCLSMEDKTMDLREAISKFVQDGSYIAMGGFGHVRVSMAAIYEIVRQRKRDLIVAGKTAVHDLDVLIAAGCVSKVEVAYSFGHELRGLSPASRRAVESGRVKVAAEWSNAAFQWRFKAAASGLPFIPAYVLLGTDTFKRSAAKVVKDPFTGRPICLIPACFPDVAIIHVHRCDKYGNCQIDGALVMDSELARAAKRLIITTEEIVPTEEIRKEPWRTCIPYFYVDAVVEVPYGCHPCNMPGCYYFDEEHIAEYLRMTRTEEGTKEYFDKYVFGVEDFNQYLELIGGVKKLNYLRELEKGRARFVYPWISS; the protein is encoded by the coding sequence ATGGAGGTGCTCGACGAAGGTAAGGGAGAACTGTTGGGCTGGGTTGATCCCGAGGAGCATCGTGAGTGGGTTCGTAAGAATAAGTGTTTAAGCATGGAGGACAAGACCATGGATCTTCGCGAGGCCATATCAAAGTTCGTGCAAGACGGAAGCTACATTGCAATGGGCGGCTTCGGACACGTAAGGGTATCGATGGCTGCGATTTACGAGATCGTTCGGCAAAGAAAGAGAGATCTGATAGTCGCGGGTAAGACTGCGGTTCACGACTTAGACGTTCTCATAGCTGCGGGTTGTGTAAGTAAAGTTGAGGTGGCCTACTCCTTTGGGCACGAGCTGAGGGGGCTGTCTCCTGCTTCTAGGAGAGCTGTTGAGTCGGGGCGCGTTAAAGTCGCTGCAGAATGGAGCAATGCAGCCTTTCAATGGAGGTTTAAAGCTGCTGCATCAGGGCTTCCCTTCATCCCAGCATACGTTTTACTGGGCACTGATACGTTTAAGCGTAGTGCAGCGAAGGTGGTTAAAGATCCGTTTACTGGAAGGCCCATCTGCTTGATTCCGGCATGTTTCCCAGACGTAGCAATTATACACGTTCATCGTTGTGACAAGTATGGTAATTGCCAGATAGATGGTGCACTCGTCATGGACTCTGAGCTCGCTAGAGCGGCGAAGAGGTTGATAATCACCACCGAAGAAATCGTTCCGACCGAAGAGATCAGGAAAGAGCCTTGGAGGACTTGCATACCGTACTTCTACGTTGATGCTGTTGTCGAAGTACCTTACGGCTGTCATCCATGTAACATGCCTGGATGCTACTACTTTGACGAAGAGCACATAGCTGAGTACTTGAGGATGACTCGAACAGAGGAGGGGACGAAGGAGTACTTCGACAAGTACGTCTTCGGAGTCGAAGACTTCAACCAGTACCTAGAGCTTATAGGAGGCGTAAAGAAGCTCAATTATCTCAGAGAGCTTGAGAAAGGAAGAGCAAGGTTCGTTTATCCATGGATAAGTTCCTAG
- a CDS encoding CoA-transferase — translation MSKNKSRYTQTEMMIVAASRLLEDGKTVFTGTGMPILAALLAKKTHAPRLAIIYEAGGMCPEVPPTIPISVGDSMTTYKAIMAASMDYVMSFIQAGYGEYAFLGAAQIDMYGNINTTVIGPYDKPKVRLPGSGGANDFGSLCWRIIVLMRQDKQRFVERVDFVTTPGYLTGPGAREKAGLPRGTGPWRVVTQLGIYGFDEQDKRMTLLSVHPGVSIEDIQNNSSFPIKIPKKVEVTPEPTDEELRVLRSLDPYGVVLRK, via the coding sequence GTGTCTAAGAATAAGAGTAGGTATACACAGACAGAGATGATGATAGTAGCAGCTTCAAGACTTTTAGAGGATGGGAAGACCGTGTTCACTGGTACTGGCATGCCAATATTAGCTGCTCTCTTAGCCAAGAAAACTCATGCTCCAAGACTCGCAATAATATACGAGGCTGGGGGCATGTGCCCAGAGGTCCCTCCAACAATCCCCATATCTGTTGGAGACTCGATGACCACCTACAAGGCCATAATGGCGGCTAGCATGGACTACGTGATGAGCTTCATTCAAGCTGGTTATGGAGAATACGCCTTCTTGGGCGCTGCGCAGATAGACATGTACGGAAATATAAATACAACAGTCATAGGCCCCTACGATAAACCTAAAGTTAGGCTTCCTGGAAGCGGTGGAGCCAATGACTTCGGCTCCCTCTGCTGGAGGATCATAGTCTTAATGAGGCAAGACAAGCAAAGATTCGTTGAGAGAGTAGACTTCGTAACAACACCTGGCTACTTAACTGGTCCAGGAGCAAGGGAGAAAGCTGGCTTACCGCGCGGTACTGGTCCATGGCGAGTCGTCACACAGCTCGGCATTTACGGCTTCGACGAGCAAGACAAGAGAATGACGCTGCTATCGGTACACCCCGGTGTAAGCATTGAAGATATTCAGAACAATAGTAGCTTCCCAATAAAAATTCCTAAGAAAGTTGAAGTCACACCAGAGCCTACAGACGAAGAGTTGAGAGTGTTGAGAAGTCTGGACCCTTACGGCGTAGTTCTACGCAAGTGA
- a CDS encoding nucleotidyltransferase domain-containing protein has translation MLSKPYILRIVKRSLRSLPVKVEYAIIFGSTACGERLRDSNIDLIVVSEDFDGMPFEKRIMLLQKSWKHKVPLEAFAFTPNEIELLGRRSIVVQEALERGIKITL, from the coding sequence GTGCTTTCAAAGCCTTATATCTTGAGGATTGTTAAGCGCTCCTTAAGGAGTCTTCCTGTGAAAGTAGAGTACGCCATAATCTTTGGTTCGACGGCTTGCGGTGAGAGATTGAGGGACAGCAACATCGATCTAATCGTTGTATCAGAGGACTTTGATGGAATGCCCTTCGAAAAGAGAATTATGCTTCTACAAAAATCGTGGAAACATAAGGTGCCACTTGAAGCCTTTGCTTTTACCCCTAACGAAATTGAACTATTAGGACGTAGAAGCATAGTGGTTCAAGAAGCCTTAGAGAGAGGCATAAAAATAACACTATAA
- a CDS encoding HEPN domain-containing protein has product MREEAKWWIEDSKRSLLKAKKMFELGFYEDCVFNCQQALEKLLKGLWIALLKKRPPKTLNLIRLYSALERQAPIDNELKDFLALISPYYFITRYPDIAMGLPSEVVTKILPLIV; this is encoded by the coding sequence ATGCGTGAGGAAGCTAAGTGGTGGATTGAAGACTCAAAGCGAAGCTTATTGAAAGCGAAGAAAATGTTTGAACTCGGCTTTTACGAAGATTGCGTATTTAATTGCCAACAAGCTCTAGAGAAGCTGCTTAAAGGTCTCTGGATAGCGTTATTGAAAAAGAGACCTCCGAAGACCCTCAATCTAATCAGGCTCTACAGCGCTTTAGAGAGGCAAGCCCCGATTGATAATGAACTTAAAGACTTCCTTGCTCTTATCTCCCCCTACTACTTCATTACGAGGTACCCTGACATAGCCATGGGCCTTCCGAGTGAAGTCGTGACGAAGATTTTGCCTCTGATTGTTTAA
- a CDS encoding DUF998 domain-containing protein: MRLKWVKVLWRMCGISAAILAWLMILLSISRNSWFDLFKHALSDLGGPRAFDPWIYNAGLFVVGMITSIYALYLAYSSTSKIALYASAFLFIAGIFLALIGVFPSGTRPHTFVSSWFFAQMWMAMLASSTDFLLKRKLLSGTALLLISIVGPLCVPMIEWPSVALLEVYGIILIDVYVIILTVNY, encoded by the coding sequence GTGCGCTTAAAGTGGGTTAAAGTACTCTGGAGGATGTGTGGTATTAGCGCAGCCATACTAGCTTGGCTCATGATACTTCTCTCCATCAGCAGGAACTCTTGGTTCGACCTGTTTAAGCATGCTTTAAGCGATCTTGGAGGACCTAGAGCTTTCGATCCCTGGATATACAATGCCGGGCTCTTCGTCGTTGGGATGATTACATCGATCTATGCCCTCTACTTGGCTTACTCCTCTACAAGTAAGATTGCATTGTACGCTTCGGCCTTCCTTTTTATAGCTGGAATATTCCTAGCGCTCATAGGGGTATTCCCGAGCGGGACGCGCCCACACACCTTTGTGTCGTCTTGGTTCTTCGCGCAAATGTGGATGGCCATGTTGGCATCGTCAACGGACTTCTTGCTCAAAAGGAAACTGCTCTCTGGAACAGCTCTCCTCTTGATCTCGATAGTAGGTCCGCTATGCGTGCCCATGATCGAGTGGCCTTCTGTCGCTTTACTAGAAGTTTACGGCATAATCTTAATAGACGTATACGTTATAATATTGACGGTTAATTACTGA
- a CDS encoding radical SAM protein, translating to MKVDLGSFVVNPSIRVSPYCYSIFRVESYPSCDYECVYCFGRWYRKSEQSESWRVVWSFKRLLRLLKNANLKSLPFRLSTLVDPFQPREERLRISMKIMKLCLKYDVPLIINTKSTMLLSSEYLAILRCLNAKGLVVTQISISTSSRDLARVLEPKAPAPEARFDVARKLSEEGVPVVIRLQPLIPGISDYEIEEIIEEAYSSGVKHVVVESLRDEAERLSFYRDLAYDRAMYDRRDEWEPYSSTEEPRVLRPSEQWRRSIYLRVRELCDKYGIKFATCKEGLYDYHTADDCCGIYLLNRENYVLRPTLFEAWRHYKKKGYVPRFDELVKELPNTYLFGDAVKRYPKPLRKKIASHEKILSKVLSEKGNEFGPR from the coding sequence GTGAAGGTGGATCTAGGCTCATTCGTCGTAAACCCGAGTATCAGGGTTAGCCCATATTGCTACTCAATCTTTAGAGTAGAGAGCTACCCTTCTTGTGATTACGAGTGCGTCTATTGCTTTGGACGATGGTACAGAAAGAGTGAGCAGAGTGAAAGCTGGCGCGTCGTCTGGAGCTTCAAGAGGCTACTTCGACTCTTAAAGAACGCTAACTTAAAGAGCCTTCCGTTTAGGTTGTCAACTCTCGTAGATCCATTTCAACCAAGAGAAGAGAGGCTTAGAATCAGCATGAAGATAATGAAGCTCTGCCTTAAATACGACGTACCGCTGATAATAAACACTAAATCTACCATGCTGTTAAGTAGCGAATACTTAGCGATTCTACGCTGTCTAAACGCCAAGGGATTGGTGGTCACTCAAATATCAATCTCAACATCGAGTAGAGATTTAGCACGAGTTCTTGAACCCAAAGCTCCAGCACCTGAAGCTAGGTTTGATGTTGCTCGAAAGCTGTCAGAAGAAGGGGTGCCAGTGGTTATTAGGCTCCAGCCCCTCATACCAGGAATAAGCGATTATGAGATTGAGGAGATAATCGAGGAGGCGTACAGTAGCGGTGTGAAGCACGTAGTCGTGGAGTCGCTTAGAGACGAGGCTGAGCGTTTAAGTTTCTATCGAGATCTGGCCTATGACCGAGCAATGTACGATCGTAGAGATGAATGGGAACCTTACTCCTCAACCGAGGAACCGAGAGTTCTTCGCCCAAGTGAGCAGTGGAGGAGGAGCATCTACCTAAGGGTTAGGGAGCTTTGCGATAAATATGGAATAAAGTTCGCTACGTGCAAAGAAGGACTTTACGATTACCACACCGCCGATGATTGTTGTGGAATTTATCTGTTGAATAGAGAGAATTACGTCTTAAGACCCACGTTGTTTGAAGCATGGAGGCATTACAAGAAGAAGGGATATGTTCCTAGATTCGATGAGCTTGTTAAGGAGCTTCCGAATACCTACTTATTCGGTGATGCGGTAAAGCGATACCCGAAGCCGTTGAGAAAGAAAATAGCTTCTCACGAGAAGATCTTAAGCAAGGTTTTGAGCGAGAAGGGTAATGAATTTGGACCTCGCTAA
- a CDS encoding acyl-CoA dehydrogenase, producing MIDELLSEEERLIRDTVRSFLRREIAPLVVDAWHKEEPLDVRMIAKKFGELGMLGSFIPQDYGCPGMNYTSFGLICQEVESIDSALRSFVAVTSGLVMYPIWQYGSEEQKRKYLPKLARGEIIGCFGMTEPNVGSDPASMETTARRRGDEWILNGTKTWISEAGVADIAIVWAKDVEDKKIKGFIVEKGTPGFEQTSITKKGSMRAGDVGELHLSDCKVPEENRLPKAIGLRAALSCLDQARFGIAWGAIGAAIDCYETALEYAKSRKQFGAPIASYQLVQEKLVEMLTEITKGQLVAWRLGRLMDSGKATPEQISFAKRNNVRVARFCARTAREILGANGISLDYSPIRHMANIESVYTYEGTDDIHTLILGRYITGIQAFRREM from the coding sequence ATGATTGATGAGCTTTTAAGCGAAGAGGAGCGCTTGATAAGAGATACCGTGAGAAGCTTCCTTAGAAGGGAGATTGCACCTCTAGTAGTAGACGCGTGGCATAAAGAGGAACCTCTCGACGTGAGAATGATTGCTAAGAAGTTCGGAGAGCTTGGAATGCTTGGGAGCTTCATACCGCAAGACTATGGATGTCCAGGCATGAACTACACATCTTTTGGCTTAATATGCCAAGAAGTTGAGAGCATTGATAGCGCGCTTAGGAGCTTTGTTGCCGTTACGTCTGGTCTAGTCATGTATCCCATATGGCAGTATGGAAGTGAAGAGCAGAAAAGGAAGTACTTGCCAAAGCTTGCACGTGGAGAAATAATAGGTTGCTTCGGCATGACTGAGCCTAATGTTGGAAGTGACCCTGCCAGTATGGAGACGACAGCGAGGAGACGAGGAGATGAATGGATATTAAATGGAACGAAGACTTGGATAAGTGAGGCTGGAGTCGCTGATATAGCAATTGTATGGGCTAAAGACGTTGAAGACAAGAAGATAAAGGGCTTCATAGTTGAGAAGGGAACGCCAGGCTTTGAGCAGACTTCTATAACTAAGAAGGGCTCCATGAGGGCTGGGGACGTAGGAGAACTTCATCTATCCGACTGCAAGGTTCCAGAGGAGAATAGGCTCCCAAAAGCTATTGGATTAAGAGCAGCATTAAGCTGTCTAGATCAAGCTAGGTTTGGTATTGCTTGGGGCGCTATTGGAGCAGCCATCGATTGCTACGAGACGGCTTTAGAGTACGCTAAGAGTAGAAAGCAGTTTGGAGCACCAATAGCTTCATACCAATTAGTCCAAGAAAAGCTCGTCGAAATGCTTACGGAGATAACTAAAGGTCAACTCGTAGCTTGGCGCTTAGGCAGGCTCATGGATTCTGGGAAGGCTACTCCAGAGCAGATATCCTTTGCTAAAAGGAACAACGTCCGGGTAGCGAGATTTTGTGCTAGAACTGCTAGGGAGATTTTAGGTGCAAACGGCATAAGTCTCGACTACTCACCAATAAGGCACATGGCTAATATAGAAAGCGTTTACACTTACGAGGGAACCGACGACATACATACCCTCATACTAGGAAGGTACATCACTGGGATCCAGGCCTTCAGGAGGGAGATGTGA
- a CDS encoding phospholipase D-like domain-containing protein: MRILKAWSKIVIFIAGLICGMLIYALTVSEVPQQPREVYGGGAGLQIHVLLDRDYYHSLLADLRNSVKSVKVVVYSMIYDEKDHFDWANDLIRELVNAKQRGVDVRVVIEYRTYYGYMNDNLPAYDYLTSHGVYVKLDNETDTDHLKLVLIDDEIVYIGSHNWSESALYYNREASVKIISKEVANIFIDYLKRNYGI; this comes from the coding sequence ATGAGGATCTTAAAGGCATGGTCGAAGATTGTAATCTTCATAGCCGGGCTTATCTGTGGAATGCTCATTTACGCTTTAACGGTCTCCGAAGTACCTCAACAACCACGTGAGGTCTATGGTGGCGGAGCAGGATTACAAATTCACGTGCTCTTGGACAGAGACTATTACCATTCATTACTTGCTGATCTGAGGAATTCGGTCAAAAGTGTGAAGGTCGTCGTGTACTCCATGATTTACGACGAGAAAGATCACTTTGACTGGGCTAACGACTTGATAAGAGAGCTCGTAAATGCAAAACAGAGAGGTGTAGATGTTAGGGTGGTCATTGAGTACAGAACGTATTACGGGTACATGAATGACAACCTCCCAGCTTACGACTACCTTACATCTCACGGTGTTTACGTTAAGTTAGACAACGAGACAGATACAGATCACTTAAAGCTCGTGTTGATTGACGATGAAATAGTGTACATAGGGTCACACAATTGGAGTGAGTCAGCGCTTTACTACAATCGAGAAGCATCAGTCAAAATAATTAGCAAAGAGGTTGCAAATATCTTCATCGATTACTTGAAGAGAAATTATGGTATATGA